A window of the Procambarus clarkii isolate CNS0578487 chromosome 19, FALCON_Pclarkii_2.0, whole genome shotgun sequence genome harbors these coding sequences:
- the LOC138366538 gene encoding A-kinase anchor protein 5-like, translating into MDPHKAATIDPHEAATMDPHKAATIDPREAPTIDPHEAGTIDPHEAATIDPHEAATIDPHEAATIDPHEAATIDPHEAATIDPQAATIDRHEADTIDQHEAASIDPHEAATIDPHEAVTIDPHKAVTIDQQEAATIDLHVAATIDLHVAATIDPHEAASIDLQEAATIDPQDAANIDSHEAANIDPHEAATIDPHKAATIDRHEAATIDPHEAATIDPHVAATIDPQVAATIDRYEAATMDPHEAASLDPHKAATIDPHEAPTIDPHEAARPVYQGGRCQWLIVPRTQLT; encoded by the exons atggaCCCACacaaggcagctactattgacccacacgaggcagctactatggaCCCACacaaggcagctactattgaccctcgTGAGGcacctactattgacccacatgaGGCAGGTACTATTGACcctcacgaggcagctactattgacccacatgaggcagctactattgacccacatgaggcagctactattgacccacatgaGGCAGCTACTATAGACCCACATGAGGCAGCTACTATAGACCCAc aggcagctactattgatcgACACGAGGCAGATACTATTGATCAACACGAGGCAGCtagtattgacccacacgaggcagctactattgacccacatgaGGCTGTTACTATTGACCCACATAAGGCTGTTACTATTGAccaacaagaggcagctactattgatctACAcgtggcagctactattgacctacacgtggcagctactattgacccacacgaggcagctagtaTTGAcctacaagaggcagctactattgacccacaagatgcAGCTAATATTGACTCACACGAGGCAGCtaatattgacccacacgaggcagctactattgacccacataaggcagctactattgatcgacacgaggcagctactattgacccacacgaggcagctactattgacccacacgtggcagctactattgacccacaagttgCAGCTACTATTGAtcgatacgaggcagctactatggacccacacgaggcagcttctCTTGACCCACacaaggcagctactattgacccacacgaggcacctactattgacccacatgag GCAGCCCGTCCGGTGTACCAAGGTGGCCGTTGTCAGTGGCTCATCGTCCCCAGAACGCAGCTCACATGA